One Phaseolus vulgaris cultivar G19833 chromosome 2, P. vulgaris v2.0, whole genome shotgun sequence DNA window includes the following coding sequences:
- the LOC137809280 gene encoding uncharacterized protein: MAEDLPLLVSRAVKASLKKLQEENSALKESNLMIRAEAEKLTCNLLMTEMEHSRLEDALDAELRNTRKEASDLRQKLHTQLQEKIDLESKLVPYRVKVADMEAARKAEASMVEKLEKRSADREILLGKVKKERDKALAELAKAREETKKIAAELAQTRDEGKKAAEELARSHKEKENLKKQTHELEQSTAQVLSAGFDAALEQVACQYPELDLSMVSICNEVVDGKIVPSED, encoded by the coding sequence ATGGCGGAAGATCTTCCTTTGCTCGTATCAAGAGCTGTGAAGGCTTCACTCAAGaagctccaagaggagaactcCGCGCTCAAGGAATCAAATCTTATGATAAGGGCTGAGGCGGAGAAGCTCACTTGCAACCTGCTGATGACTGAGATGGAACACTCAAGGCTGGAGGATGCATTGGACGCTGAGCTAAGGAACacacgcaaggaggcctccgatctgcgccaaaaactgcacACCCAGCTTCAAGAGAAGATTGACCTGGAGAGTAAGTTGGTTCCATACAGGGTCAAGGTGGCAGATATGGAGGCTGCACGAAAAGCTGAAGCGTCCATGGTGGAGAAACTTGAGAAGAGATCAGCAGATAGGGAGATCCTCCTAGGGAAAGTCAAGAAGGAAAGGGACAAGGCTCTCGCTGAGCTCGCCAAAGCTCGTGAGGAGACCAAAAAGATTGCTGCAGAGCTAGCCCAGACTCGGGATGAGGGCAAAAAAGCTGCTGAAGAACTCGCTCGATCTCACAAGGAGAAAGAAAATCTGAAGAAGCAAACTCATGAGCTCGAGCAGAGCACTGCTCAAGTCCTCTCcgccgggttcgacgccgctCTGGAGCAAGTAGCATGCCAATACCCTGAGCTCGACCTTTCCATGGTGTCGAtctgcaacgaagtggtggatgggaagattgtaCCCTCTGAAGACTAA
- the LOC137809281 gene encoding uncharacterized protein — MAKLPQQLYVVHSSQSQSQSIMCDFCGGDHPNGHCSYLNNSSEIEDSSMLERMSKVEEALTKLVIMEENSMTTIRNIEIQMGKVAKQFEEIQSGQFLVDNQTNPKEHCNKVIAEKEDETEELEREMKRSGEEKIKNKERSVLEKDLSYPHPPSKTEKDKKFFDKLLPRNYFAGNLKQDSTFERFLKNRSYIEERNRELEARCSIMTQRDLLQNSKNLGGFNLPVSIGVLSVCKAALYLGDLEVQPTKMQLAKRSIKDPYRVVEDVLVTRKNAYNMMQQRELSILK, encoded by the coding sequence atggctaaattgccCCAACAGTTATATGTTGTGCATTCATCTCAAAGCCAGAGTCAATCAATcatgtgtgatttttgtggaggtgatcatcctaatggtcactgTTCTTATCTGAACAATTCATCTGAAATTGAGGATTCATCCATGCTTGAAAGAATGAGTAAAGTTGAAGAAGCCCTAACAAAGCTTGTGATAATGGAAGAAAATAGCATGACAACGATCAGGAATATAGAGATCCAAATGGGAAAAGTGGCTAAACAATTTGAAGAAATACAAAGTGGTCAGTTTTTAGTTGACAACCAAACCAACCCAAAAGAGCATTGCAATAAGGTAATAGctgaaaaagaagatgagactgaggagttagagagagaaatgaaaagaagtggggaagaaaaaattaaaaataaggagagaagtgttcttgaaaaagatttatcatatcctcatcCTCCTTCAAAAACAGAGAAGGACAAAAAATTCTTTGACAAATTGCTCCCTAGgaattattttgcaggaaatctgaagcaagattcaacatttGAGAGATTTCTGAAGAATAGGAGCTATATTGAAGAGAGAAATAGAGAGTTGGAGGCTAGATGCAGTATCATGACTCAAAGGGACTTGCTTCAAAATTCTAAGAACTTAGGAGGTTTTAATCTTCCCGTGTCTATAGGTGTTTTATCTGTGTGCAAGGCTGCACTGTATTTAGGCGATTTGGAGGTTCAACCCACCAAGATGCAGTTGGCAAAAAGATCCATCAAAGATCCTTATCGTGTAgttgaagatgttcttgtaACGAGGAAGAATGCATACAACATGATGCAACAAAGAGAGTTGTCCATCTTGAAATAA
- the LOC137809282 gene encoding uncharacterized protein, which produces MWHKDAFSVFSQNEKVVLWDALTTLKQQHQNTAWCFCGDFNAVRSVDERKGVRGCSGQRKEIDIFNGFIENNGLLDIPFVGKKYTWFKSNGTAKSRLDRILVSEEWLQLWPASKQYVQPRTVSDHCALVVKSLDKDWGPKPFRSFDAWFLEPNFLKMVKDKWNSYKVQGNSISILKDKLKLLKSDLKVWSRNTYGCLESNKKRIMEKIEELDGKDNNDALTEEGYRRRLELLSQLGLVDKKIDSMYRQKVRVNWLKYGDINSKFYHSAIRWKRLRNEVKGVEVDSQWSEEPEVVRREAKLLFENRFKAT; this is translated from the exons ATGTGGCACAAAGATGCCTTCTCTGTTTTCAGTCAG AATGAGAAGGTGGTGTTGTGGGACGCCCTCACGACTCTCAAGCAGCAACACCAGAATACGGCTTGGTGTTTCTGTGGAGATTTCAATGCCGTAAGGAGTGTTGATGAAAGGAAAGGGGTCAGAGGTTGTTCCGGGCAAAGGAAGGAGATCGACATCTTCAACGGTTTCATTGAGAATAATGGATTGTTAGACATTCCCTTTGTCGGGAAAAAGTATACATGGTTCAAGTCAAATGGTACAGCTAAGAGCAGGTTGGATCGAATCTTGGTGTCTGAAGAGTGGCTTCAATTATGGCCAGCCTCTAAACAGTATGTGCAGCCGAGAACGGTCTCGGACCATTGTGCATTGGTGGTGAAATCGTTAGATAAAGACTGGGGCCCTAAACCATTTAGATCCTTTGATGCATGGTTCTTGGAGCCGAATTTTTTGAAGATGGTAAAGGATAAGTGGAATTCATACAAGGTACAAGGTAATAGTATATCCATTCTCAAGGATAAGTTGAAGCTTTTGAAGTCGGACCTTAAAGTGTGGAGTAGAAATACCTATGGCTGTTTGGAATCTAATAAGAAGCGTATTATGGAGAAGATTGAGGAGTTGGATGGCAAAGACAATAATGATGCTCTTACAGAAGAAGGGTATAGGAGACGGCTGGAACTACTTAGTCAGTTGGGGTTGGTTGATAAGAAGATAGACTCTATGTACAGACAAAAAGTAAGAGTTAATTGGCTCAAATATGGGGACATTAACTCTAAGTTCTATCACTCGGCAATTAGATGGAAAAGACTAAGGAACGAGGTGAAAGGGGTAGAAGTTGACTCTCAATGGAGTGAGGAGCCAGAAGTTGTCCGCAGGGAGGCAAAGTTGCTCTTTGAAAACAGATTCAAAGCTACATGA